catggtagcatgagatggactctacaacccacacaagtggctcaggtactGCAGCTCATctaggatggcacatcaatgcgagctgtggcaagaaggtttgctgtgtctgtcagcgtagtgtccagaggctggaggcgctaccaggagacaggccagtacaccaggagatgtggaggaggccgtaggagggcaacaacccagcagcaggaccgctacctctgcctttgtgcaaggaggaacaggaggagcactgccagagccctgcaaaatgacctccagcaggccacaaatgtgcatatgtctgcacaaatggttagaaaccaaTTCCAtaaggatggtatgagggcccgacgtccacagatgggggttgtgctcacagcccaacaccgtgcaggatgcttggcatttgccagagaacaccaggattggcaaattctccactggcgcccggtgctcttcacagatgaaagcaggttcacactgagcacatgtgacagacgtgacagattctggagatgccgtggagagcgatctgctgcctgcaacatccttcagcatgaccggtttggcagtgggtcagtaatggtgtggggtggcaattctttggagggccacacagccctccatgtgctcgccagaggtagcctgacggCCATTAGGTaacgagatgagatcctcagaccccttgtgagaccatatgctggtgcggttggccctgggttcctcctaatgcaggacaatgctagacctcatgtggctggagtgtgtcagcagttcctgcaagatgaaggcgttgaagctatggactggcccacctgttccccagacctgaatccgattgagcacatctgggacatcatgtctcgctccatccaccaacgccacgttgcaccacagactgtccaggagttggcggatgctttagtccaggtctggcaggagatccctcaggagaccatccgccacctcatcaggagcacgcccaggcattgtagggaggtcatacaggcacgtggaggccacacacaatactgagcctcattttgacttgttttaaggacattacatcaaagttggatcagcctgttgtgtgcttttccactttaattttgtgtgtgactccaaatccaggcctccattggttaataaatttgatttccattgatgatttttgtgtgattttgttggcagcacattcaactttgtacagaacaaagtattcaatagaatatttcattcattcagatctaggatgtgttatttgagtgttccctttatttttttgagcaatatatatatatatatatatatatatatatatatatatatatatatatatggcatcTAACTGGTCTAATATAGTGAGATATTATCAAAATTGAACATGCAagctatttttgtaaataatcaACATGTAACACAACAGTAAAATCCCAAAATTGTAAACTAGTACATACTGAACATTTTGAGGAAAGTAACTTGAAAACcatatttattttcatgactATTACATCATCTTAGAGACTCCCTGAAATTTGATGCGATTGGCCACGATTGGCCAAACATACAGTACTTTCAGTCTTAGTTGTCAACACTGACCATTGACGTTGTCTTGTGATTCTGTAGTTGGTGTCACTCTCATATTAGCAACTCTGGGTCTAAAGGGGTAAGACCACTTAAAAtcattgcatcatttttttcagagTCTGCTTGgtttcaaaagcaaaaatgggTATTTTCAGATGTACCAGTCCACAACAGACAACAGTAACCTTACCATTTAGCTCTGAATTCAGAACTACTCATAATATTAGTAAAAGCAGGCAGTTCTCACATTTGTGATTCTAATTTTATGTGCTGCTTTTAACATGAGTATAGTTACATATTACAAACATCTGTAAGATTAAAATCCTGAGATATTCAACAGAGACCGAGCTATGTATCAGATTATGAATTTATGTAATCTTAGATAAAGGGAAGCCTCCCCCATAGGAAAAGGCTCAAAAGGGCTGAATCATACTTTGTGTTTACTGCTGCCATTAATCTAAACTAGTTTTCTGGACTTTTTTGTACCTTTTACATAAACAATTTCTATGTAGGGTTAAGAATATGAACAGAAATGAATTTGATCTACAATTTGAACGTGAGAGAGACATGCACAAAACAATCACACAAGTGGAAATGGAAATATGCCAGACTGGACAGGGCCTGCTGTGCCAGAGATGAAGTAACAGGgtcacaattattattattattattattattattattattgctgacAAAAAGAAATATACTCTAATGGCTTTTTCACATGCCTGCCTGCTTTTGGTTCTTAAAAAATGAGAATAACCTTCCTAGTGCTGGTAGTATTGTGTTTATTGAGAGAGGCCTAGCTAATGAATAGAATTGGACATAACTATATTAGAGAGAAAAGTGGGGGAAAATGCCAAAACACTGTAGCTCACCTTAAGCCTGTATTCCACTTTAAGTACTCTGCAGTTGAGGATGGAAACACAGGTGTCTTCTGGAATGATCAACACTTTCGTCACAGTCGTCTTGGCTGATGGTTCAATGGCGTCACCTTTGTATTTCAGTAGTTTTTTGGTGGcaagtttcctttttttcaatGCAAAAAAGCTTTGCTTTTGGTAGAAGCAGAACTTCGGTTTGACTCTTTGAGAGGAGTTGTTCTCGATATATATCTGCACCTTTAGCCCCTCCCCTAAGAAGAAATGACAAAGATGTTAACTGCATGTATACTCACCTAACACTTTATTAGGAATATATTCACACCTATTCATTCATGCAATTGTTTAATCAGCCAATTGCGTGGCAGCAGTGCATAAACTCACATAGATACGGGTCAGCTTCAGGTaaccatcagaatggggaaatATGTGATTTCAGTGATTTGGCAATCACATGATAGTTGGTGCCCGACAGGCTGGTTTAGGCATTTTTATAACTGCTGTTCTCCTCAGATTTTCACACCCAGCAGTCTCTAGAGTTTTCTCAGAGTTGCGCATTAAAGAAAAAACCTCAACgaagaatggccagactggttcaagCTGGCAGAAAGGCTATGGTAACTCAGACAACTTCTCTATATAAttgtggtgagcagaaaagcatggCACGACACACCACATGCACTACATATCAAACATTGAGGTgaatgggctacaacagcaaaaaGAACATGCTGGGTTCTACTTCTGTCAGCCAAAAACGGCAACCTATGGCTGCCTTGAGCACAGGTTCACCAAACCTAGACAGCTacagattggaaaaatgttgcctggtctggtGAATCTCAATTTctgctcagacacacagacagtggGTTCAGAATTGGGCACCAAGAGCATGAATCTATGGACCCAATCTGCCTTTtatcaacagtccaggctggtggaggtggtgtaatgttgtggggaatgttttcttgcCAGATTTTGATCCCATTAATACCAATTGATCATTacttgaatgccacagcctactTGGATATTATTGCTGACGATGTTCATCCACTCATAGCCACAATTTacccatcttctaatggctaaTAGCGCATAATGCACCACGTCACAAACCAAAAGTTATCTCAAACTgttttcatgaacatgacaatgagctCAGTGCGCTTCCCAGTCACCGGATCACATCATGCATCAATCATGCTAAtatggaccagaatctcaaaggaatgtttccaacatcttgtaaaATCCATGTCAAAAagaactgaggctgttttgagagcaaatgGAAGCATTCCCCTGTATTAGCttagtgttcctaataaagtgctcagtgagcgTAGGTGAGTGCCTCATAGATGAGAgatcttcattcattcattcattctccttcaCTGTCCACCGTTACAGATTTGAAGTCACTAACACCTGAAAACAACATCATCAGAACAGGAACACGCAGCTTATAAAGTGACAGGAAAAAAATGTATCCCTAGCAACATTGCATTTATCTACCTTAGATcaactgaaaacagtgattagCATCTGTAGCTAATTCCAGAATTAGtctatatatgtaaatatgaagCCACTAGCATGAGAATATATTGATGCTGTCAATCAAAAAATTTCAGTGTAGATTAATTCAATGTtgtaaatgttattttgaaCCATATTCACAAATCTATTGggcagctgctgttttcagattaagtaaaaaaaaggtTACAAGTTTGTGGTAAATAGTTAAACAGACAGTTCTATGCAGTCATTTCTGCTAGAACCTTAATCATTTGTAGAATCACTGTAGTTATGTTGATCTCACATGTTGtagaacaaaacatcatttgtgtGAATAGTGACATCATGCTTTACTGGAAGTGTTGCAATAACTATATGCTGTAgtgttgcatgcaaaagtttagagaCCCTTGGACTAATTACACATATTGCACAATTACTGTGTATTTAGTAATGGtaacatattaggaaaaaaaatacagcataaaATGCAGCCTATGCAAagattatgtattttatattttctccaGTATGCTAAACTAATAAATAGCGCAGTAAAATTCACGAGTGTTCTTCTGTAGATGATGGGCActatgaaaatcaacaaaacatgtcatttgaccagccATGTTCAAACTTTTCCATGTGACTGTACGTCGGTGACACTTTACCTAAACGGTAACCCATCCTCTCTGTGTGAATGTTCATGGCCACATTCCCAGATGAGAAGAATTTCATGTCCTTCTCTGTATTCCCACACTGAGGCATCTAAATAACAACGGACAACAAGAACCAATAAATGCACTTAGCAAATCTACAAGTCTGCTATGTCATTTAGCTATTACGTTATGATGTGCCTACTGTCAAGTCAGGCATAGACAAGTCTCCCTGGGGAACATAGTTGAACTGAATCTTGGCTTTGCGGGATATCTGCATTGACCTGCACAGCTTAGCTTCCAAAAAGTAATCAACTTTTCCATGGCGGCCTTTGAATGATGCAGGCATGTCTCTGTACACAAAAAAGAAGATTAAATTAGTACTGTGTAAACCTAAGAGTCTTTCAAATTAAGAGATTAAAGTGGttctttcaaaatgtattattatataataaatttATTATAATTCATGTGAACAAAGTTATTCTGATTGGTTTAATGTGGaatgcttcattgtagagaaacttacagactcagattttttatagtggtggtgacaggaaccaggagcCACAATATCTGAGACagagcatttttatttactatccaaaaacaCCCATAAAcctacacacatcttctaagttGCAGACAGCAAAATATGGAGTTTATTATATTGAGTTGCctcgcaaatgttttgcattccctcACAAAATATATGCTTGTCAGACAGCAAGCAAACGTAGGACTAGAGGTGTCTAACGACATTACCTACATTAGAGCTTTGCTTTTTGCACAGCTAAcattaaaagctgttttcccaGTTTCGCCCATCTGTAGCTTTTACTGCACGAGGACATGCAATCTCCGTTTCAGTTTGCGCTCACTAATAGCATaatcatgtttgattttgagaaatGACGCTATGTCTTTATATTTCAATCCAAGATCAACATAAAATTTAGCTGCTCCATGTCTCCAAGTGTTTAAGCAAAGCACAGCTTTTGCAAGCGAATACAAACCATTTCCATcataatgcaaaacatttgcgagggaacacaatgtcattaacttttcaacattttttttttaccacagcCCCTTTAGATGatggtaaatctaaaaaaaatatcttttttgttGGGGACTGTTTTACCTTACttgtacctctccaccacgaagggagttataaatatatattttaggccaTACTTATCCCAAAACTATTGCAAAGCAATGGACATTGTATTCACCACATCAGGCATTGTATTCACCACCTTTACGTGTAATAATGTTTTGTGAGGGcccttttaaaggcattaaactcttcagacgtctggttcctatcatcatcaCTGTGAGCAATCTTGATTCCATGTTTCTCTGAAATgaagcattttacaccaaagcatgactttgtttacatctcaactattgATCtatgtagaaattcagaaaaatcagtggaattcctctttaaaataaaagtctaaaataaCCATGCAAATTTATACGTACACAAAGGGAATCTGAAAAGTGAAAGGGTAGACATGCATTCCAGGGGCAACAAACTTTGAGTctaaaaagaagaagagttGTCTCATTATCACTCAGTGTTGAGTGATATATTAGTAGTATAAGTGACAAGGAGTAAAAACCAAACATTTGAAACACTTTAAACACTTACAAGACTGTCCAGCCTCATTTGTTAGCAATGAGGAGCCATCTTGACCTGCAAATAAAGACACgtcattaaatgaaataaataaaaataagacaatTCTGAACAAAAATCTGCAGGTTGAGATAGGCGTGCACCTTCCAAA
This sequence is a window from Pygocentrus nattereri isolate fPygNat1 chromosome 20, fPygNat1.pri, whole genome shotgun sequence. Protein-coding genes within it:
- the LOC108426232 gene encoding arrestin domain-containing protein 3-like — its product is MAFVVKKLSIALDPVNASNTFTNGDCLSGRVTLEVSRETRIQCFSLKAKGKASVLWSEHYGKYSTVVYHDKETVFKSVQYFVREEKNKGQDGSSLLTNEAGQSYSKFVAPGMHVYPFTFQIPFVDMPASFKGRHGKVDYFLEAKLCRSMQISRKAKIQFNYVPQGDLSMPDLTMPQCGNTEKDMKFFSSGNVAMNIHTERMGYRLGEGLKVQIYIENNSSQRVKPKFCFYQKQSFFALKKRKLATKKLLKYKGDAIEPSAKTTVTKVLIIPEDTCVSILNCRVLKVEYRLKVYLDVKFASNPEVKVPVVLLPQKETSAAAPVDVHIGFDSWTSSQAGWDSSADYSTVHRFKEN